The following are encoded together in the Streptomyces sp. NBC_01465 genome:
- a CDS encoding ABC transporter permease — protein MSQAELRATPRALRSLGLFRSEIVTTLRRWRTLALLACLAAVPILIGVAVKIETGSGGTAGSPNNGEGPAFIAQITNNGLFLVFAALAATLPVFLPMAIGVIAGDAIAGEANSGTLRYLLVAPAGRTRLLFAKYVSTLTFCLIATLVVALAALSTGAVLFPLDDVTTLSGTQISLSQGLGRAFLIALVVAASLIGVAALGLFISTLTNSGIAAMAATVGLLITVQIVDQIPQLHAVHPYLFPHYWLSFADLLRDPVYWDQILKNLGLQGLYAAVFGSAAWARFSAKDIAA, from the coding sequence ATGTCGCAGGCTGAGCTCAGAGCAACGCCCCGCGCGCTGCGTTCCCTGGGGCTGTTCCGTTCCGAGATCGTCACCACGCTCCGCCGCTGGCGCACGCTCGCGCTGCTCGCCTGCCTGGCCGCCGTACCGATCCTCATCGGCGTGGCCGTCAAGATCGAGACCGGCAGTGGCGGCACCGCCGGCAGTCCGAACAACGGCGAAGGCCCCGCCTTCATCGCCCAGATCACCAACAACGGCCTGTTCCTGGTCTTCGCCGCCCTGGCCGCGACCCTCCCGGTCTTCCTCCCGATGGCGATCGGCGTCATCGCGGGCGACGCGATCGCGGGCGAGGCCAACTCCGGAACCCTGCGCTATCTCCTGGTCGCGCCGGCCGGCCGCACCCGGCTGCTGTTCGCCAAGTACGTCTCCACGCTCACGTTCTGCCTGATCGCGACGCTCGTCGTGGCCCTGGCCGCGCTCTCCACGGGTGCCGTGCTCTTCCCGCTCGACGACGTCACCACACTCTCCGGCACCCAGATCTCGCTCTCGCAGGGGCTCGGCCGCGCCTTCCTCATCGCGCTCGTCGTCGCCGCGTCACTCATCGGAGTGGCAGCGCTCGGGCTCTTCATCTCGACGCTCACGAACAGCGGCATCGCGGCGATGGCGGCCACCGTCGGCCTGCTGATCACGGTGCAGATCGTGGACCAGATCCCGCAGCTGCACGCGGTCCACCCGTATCTCTTCCCGCACTACTGGCTGTCCTTCGCGGACCTGCTGCGCGACCCGGTCTACTGGGATCAGATCCTCAAGAACCTGGGGCTGCAGGGGCTGTACGCGGCCGTCTTCGGCTCCGCGGCCTGGGCGCGCTTCTCGGCGAAGGACATCGCCGCCTGA
- a CDS encoding ABC transporter ATP-binding protein has translation MTDSVIETRGLTKRFRGGQLAVNQLDLTVPRASVFGFLGPNGSGKTTTIRMLMGLIAPTSGTASLLGRPMPAASRAVLPRVGALIEGPALYGFLSGRDNLIRYDAADPDADPRTRRTRVETALDRVGLTAAAGKKSKAYSLGMKQRLGLAAALLQPRELLVLDEPTNGLDPQGMREIRALIRELAADGTTVFLSSHLLDEIEQVCTHAAVMAQGRLITQGPVAELAARSRLAVTTPDPADAARVLKELGATDVTVTEHRITAEPPPGDGDLADLNAALVRAGVRVRSFGMERASLEDAFVALTGEGFDVAG, from the coding sequence ATGACCGACTCCGTCATAGAGACCCGCGGCCTCACCAAGCGTTTCCGCGGCGGCCAACTCGCCGTGAACCAGCTCGACTTGACCGTCCCCCGCGCCAGCGTCTTCGGCTTCCTCGGGCCCAACGGCTCCGGCAAGACCACCACCATCCGCATGCTGATGGGCCTCATCGCGCCAACTTCCGGCACCGCGAGCCTCCTCGGCCGCCCCATGCCCGCCGCATCCCGCGCCGTCCTGCCCCGCGTCGGCGCGCTCATCGAGGGTCCCGCCCTCTACGGCTTCCTCTCCGGCCGCGACAACCTGATCCGCTACGACGCGGCCGACCCCGACGCCGACCCCCGTACGCGCCGCACCCGCGTCGAGACCGCCCTCGACCGGGTCGGGCTCACCGCCGCCGCGGGCAAGAAGTCCAAGGCGTACTCCCTCGGCATGAAGCAGCGCCTCGGTCTCGCCGCCGCCCTCCTCCAGCCCCGCGAGCTCCTCGTCCTGGACGAGCCGACCAACGGCCTCGACCCGCAGGGCATGCGCGAAATCCGGGCCCTCATCAGGGAGTTGGCCGCCGACGGCACCACCGTCTTCCTCTCCTCGCACCTCCTCGACGAGATCGAGCAGGTCTGCACCCACGCCGCCGTCATGGCCCAGGGCCGCCTCATCACCCAGGGCCCGGTCGCCGAGCTCGCGGCACGCAGCCGCCTCGCCGTCACCACGCCCGACCCCGCCGACGCGGCCCGCGTCCTCAAGGAGCTCGGTGCGACGGACGTCACCGTCACCGAGCATCGCATCACCGCCGAACCGCCGCCCGGAGACGGCGACTTGGCGGACCTGAACGCCGCACTCGTCCGCGCAGGCGTCCGCGTCCGCTCCTTCGGCATGGAGCGCGCGAGCCTGGAGGACGCCTTCGTGGCACTCACCGGAGAGGGTTTTGATGTCGCAGGCTGA
- a CDS encoding LolA family protein has product MAPNDSAEATEEATDLAAGRRKAARYLVPVAIAGVAAATIGLVPALASSGDPNLPKITAEELIAKIAASDTEQLSGNVKVSTDLGLPSLGGLGGGSFAPGGASGGDKGGSASPTSKLTELAAGTHTLRIAADGPDRQKVSILENAAEYSLIHNGKDIWGYDSKSNEAFHATTEKSAASPEKSAGADMTPKALADEALKAADPTTSVTVDGTAQVAGRDAYQLLITPKQSGTTVGAIRIAVDAKTGTPLKFTLTPSGGGKAVVDAGFTRVDFSKPSASTFDFTPPKGAKVTEGDEQKAPEGLDRAKGSDLGKGFDKGDGMKVIGKGWTSIASFDTGGQGLNAPDQGKGSGKGSGDAQRFLDSLGDKVTGKFGSGTVFHTRLINALMTDDGKIYVGAVDKASLVAAANAN; this is encoded by the coding sequence ATGGCACCGAACGACAGCGCAGAGGCCACCGAAGAGGCCACGGACCTGGCCGCGGGGCGCCGGAAGGCGGCACGCTATCTCGTCCCGGTCGCGATTGCCGGCGTGGCGGCGGCGACCATCGGCCTCGTGCCGGCGCTCGCCAGCTCGGGTGACCCCAATCTGCCGAAGATCACCGCAGAAGAACTCATCGCCAAGATCGCCGCTTCGGACACCGAGCAGCTGTCCGGCAACGTCAAGGTCAGCACGGACCTCGGCCTGCCGTCGCTGGGCGGCCTCGGGGGCGGCTCCTTCGCACCCGGCGGAGCATCCGGCGGGGACAAGGGCGGATCGGCCTCGCCCACGTCGAAACTGACCGAACTCGCCGCCGGTACGCACACGTTGCGCATCGCCGCCGACGGTCCTGACCGGCAGAAGGTCTCCATCCTGGAGAACGCGGCCGAGTACAGCCTGATCCACAACGGCAAGGACATCTGGGGCTACGACTCCAAGTCCAACGAGGCGTTCCACGCGACGACGGAGAAGTCCGCCGCGAGCCCCGAGAAGAGCGCGGGCGCCGACATGACCCCGAAGGCCCTCGCCGACGAGGCGCTGAAGGCCGCGGACCCGACGACGTCGGTCACGGTCGACGGCACGGCGCAGGTGGCCGGCCGGGACGCGTACCAACTCCTCATCACGCCCAAGCAGTCGGGTACGACGGTGGGTGCGATCCGGATCGCGGTCGACGCGAAGACCGGCACCCCGCTGAAGTTCACGCTGACCCCGAGCGGGGGCGGCAAGGCGGTGGTGGACGCGGGCTTCACGAGGGTGGACTTCTCGAAGCCTTCGGCCTCCACGTTCGACTTCACCCCGCCGAAGGGCGCGAAGGTGACGGAGGGCGACGAGCAGAAGGCGCCCGAGGGCCTGGACCGGGCGAAGGGCTCCGACCTCGGCAAGGGCTTCGACAAGGGCGACGGGATGAAGGTGATCGGCAAGGGCTGGACGTCGATCGCGTCCTTCGACACGGGCGGCCAGGGCCTGAACGCCCCGGACCAGGGCAAGGGGAGCGGCAAGGGCTCCGGCGACGCGCAGAGGTTCCTGGACTCGCTCGGCGACAAGGTGACGGGCAAGTTCGGCTCGGGCACGGTGTTCCACACGCGCCTGATCAACGCGCTGATGACGGACGACGGCAAGATCTACGTCGGCGCGGTCGACAAGGCATCGCTGGTGGCAGCGGCCAACGCAAATTGA
- a CDS encoding CHRD domain-containing protein, which yields MKRTKAIVVGTTAVAAAAGITFAVLPASADSGNAQHEGHGTGVAVQSGTTTDHSSGGDLFVASMRGANEVPVQGKPAVGDPDGVALEFVKVKGDRVSVTVKWRATGKPTMLHIHQGVRGTNGDVRIDFGGLLGRSHDQRVTGTVRVKDKALLTALKSDPTSFYANLHTEQFPGGAVRGQLHKVTRTDDFSDAAANFQASVVQGRQIYECKKGDDGKFAFLQRDVRATLGGNIQHFFTAPNSGTPAWRAQDRSAVTGAVITKTPNGDRNIPELDLRATQAGRGGGLLSRTGEIFRLNTVGGVAPAGACSPGAVVGVPYFADYVFVRR from the coding sequence ATGAAGCGCACCAAGGCCATCGTTGTCGGTACGACCGCCGTCGCCGCGGCGGCGGGCATCACCTTCGCGGTACTGCCGGCCTCGGCGGACAGCGGGAACGCGCAGCACGAGGGGCACGGCACCGGGGTCGCCGTACAGAGCGGGACCACCACCGACCACAGCAGCGGCGGCGACCTCTTCGTCGCGTCGATGCGGGGCGCCAACGAGGTGCCGGTGCAGGGGAAGCCCGCCGTCGGGGACCCCGACGGAGTCGCTCTGGAGTTCGTCAAGGTCAAGGGCGACCGGGTCTCCGTCACCGTCAAGTGGCGGGCCACGGGGAAGCCCACCATGCTCCACATCCACCAGGGCGTACGCGGCACCAACGGCGACGTCAGGATCGACTTCGGCGGTCTGCTCGGGCGCTCGCACGACCAGCGCGTCACCGGCACGGTCCGGGTGAAGGACAAGGCGCTGCTGACCGCGCTGAAGAGCGACCCGACGAGCTTCTACGCCAACCTGCACACCGAGCAGTTCCCCGGCGGCGCCGTGCGCGGCCAGCTCCACAAGGTCACCCGGACCGACGACTTCTCGGACGCCGCGGCCAACTTCCAGGCCTCGGTGGTCCAGGGCCGGCAGATCTACGAATGCAAGAAGGGCGACGACGGGAAGTTCGCGTTCCTCCAGCGCGATGTAAGGGCCACGCTCGGCGGGAACATCCAGCACTTCTTCACCGCCCCCAACTCCGGCACCCCGGCCTGGCGCGCCCAGGACCGCAGCGCCGTCACGGGCGCGGTGATCACCAAGACGCCCAACGGGGACCGCAACATCCCCGAACTGGATCTGCGGGCGACGCAGGCAGGACGCGGTGGCGGGCTGCTCTCCCGTACGGGCGAGATCTTCCGGCTGAACACCGTGGGCGGCGTCGCACCGGCCGGGGCGTGCAGCCCGGGGGCGGTCGTGGGGGTCCCGTACTTCGCGGACTACGTCTTCGTCCGGCGCTGA
- a CDS encoding polyprenyl synthetase family protein, translating into MTVVGSFGLSVRDQALEADVQAGLAAVEAGLLEATKSEVPFITEAAQHLLMAGGKRFRPLLVMLASQFGDPYAPGVVPSAVVVELTHLATLYHDDVMDEADVRRGVDSANSRWGNSLAVLTGDFLFARASHILADLGPEAVRIQAEAFERLVTGQILETAGPRDGRDPVDHYMDVLSGKTGSLIAVSGRFGAMMAGADEGVVDILTQYGERLGIAFQLADDVLDIASDTQESGKTPGTDLREGIPTLPVLYLRAQAEAYGRPDDLALIELIDGDLSDDVRLREAVLRLRAHPALERARQDAVRYAEEARATLGPLPEGYAKTSLAELCGVVVHRVG; encoded by the coding sequence GTGACCGTCGTCGGGTCGTTCGGACTGAGCGTGCGGGACCAGGCACTTGAGGCCGATGTCCAGGCCGGATTGGCGGCAGTCGAGGCGGGACTGCTCGAGGCCACCAAAAGCGAGGTCCCCTTCATCACGGAGGCCGCCCAACACCTTCTGATGGCCGGGGGCAAGCGCTTTCGCCCGCTGCTGGTGATGCTGGCCTCGCAGTTCGGCGACCCCTATGCGCCGGGTGTGGTGCCCTCGGCCGTTGTCGTCGAGCTGACGCATCTGGCGACGCTGTACCACGACGACGTGATGGACGAGGCGGACGTGCGCCGCGGGGTGGACAGCGCCAATTCGCGCTGGGGCAACTCCCTCGCCGTCCTCACGGGTGATTTCCTCTTCGCGCGCGCCTCCCACATCCTGGCCGACCTCGGCCCCGAGGCCGTACGGATCCAGGCCGAGGCCTTCGAGCGGCTCGTCACCGGGCAGATCCTGGAGACCGCGGGGCCGCGCGACGGCCGCGACCCGGTCGACCACTACATGGACGTCCTGTCCGGCAAGACCGGCTCACTGATCGCCGTCTCCGGGCGCTTCGGGGCCATGATGGCCGGCGCCGACGAGGGCGTCGTCGACATCCTCACCCAGTACGGGGAGCGGCTCGGTATCGCCTTCCAGCTCGCCGACGACGTCCTGGACATCGCCAGCGACACCCAGGAGTCGGGCAAGACGCCAGGCACCGACCTGCGCGAGGGCATCCCGACGCTGCCGGTGCTCTACCTGCGCGCCCAGGCCGAGGCGTACGGCCGCCCCGACGACCTGGCGCTGATCGAGCTGATCGACGGGGACCTGAGCGACGACGTACGGCTGCGCGAGGCGGTGCTGCGGCTGCGGGCCCACCCGGCGCTGGAGCGGGCCCGTCAGGACGCCGTGCGGTACGCGGAGGAGGCGCGGGCGACGCTCGGGCCGCTGCCCGAGGGGTACGCCAAGACCTCCCTCGCCGAGCTGTGCGGTGTCGTGGTGCACCGCGTCGGCTGA
- a CDS encoding peptide MFS transporter → MSGTETVSPTPPTPQPGDDHSFFGQPRGLMTLSGLEIWERFSFLGMQAILVLYFSASVADDGMGMDPGTAASISAAYGTMVYLVSVAGGWLADRILGSYRAVLYGGILIACGHYAMAVPTNTMTWVGLGLISFGTGLLKPNVATLVGKLYRTADERRDAGFALYYMCINIGAFLGPLVTGWLGDHKGWHWGFSAAAIGMTFGLIQYVLGRRTIAGRTGHAEQALPPEKMRRTVRLLIGGLLAVAVLCTVLALVGVLTIDRTVDMLTIISVIAPVVYFTVMFKSPRVTSEERGRLRPYIVLFLASVVFNFILFQAYSTMMLIAASNAQTEIFGFHFPASWYASALGAFEVALAPVVAALWVRMGKRQPHASNKIAFGTILGGLSFLIMVPATIGRTGDDWMMSVWWIVGSYFLLGLGDILLETSGMSATTKLAPKAFASQTMALWFLSLALANGIQAQVVKLYGHVSNPAYFGVNGAIAVAAGLAVIAAAPWLKRTMHPVH, encoded by the coding sequence TTGTCCGGAACGGAAACGGTGTCCCCGACGCCGCCAACACCTCAGCCAGGTGACGACCACTCCTTCTTCGGTCAGCCCCGCGGCCTGATGACCCTCTCGGGTCTCGAAATCTGGGAACGTTTCTCGTTCCTCGGGATGCAGGCCATTCTTGTCCTCTACTTCTCCGCCTCGGTCGCCGACGACGGCATGGGGATGGACCCGGGGACCGCCGCCTCGATCTCCGCAGCGTACGGAACCATGGTCTATCTGGTCTCCGTGGCGGGCGGCTGGCTCGCCGACCGGATCCTCGGCTCGTACCGCGCGGTCCTCTACGGCGGCATCCTCATCGCCTGCGGCCACTACGCCATGGCCGTCCCGACCAACACCATGACCTGGGTCGGCCTCGGCCTGATCTCCTTCGGCACCGGCCTCCTCAAGCCCAACGTCGCCACCCTGGTCGGCAAGCTCTACCGCACCGCCGACGAGCGCCGCGACGCCGGTTTCGCCCTCTACTACATGTGCATCAACATCGGCGCCTTCCTCGGGCCGCTGGTCACCGGCTGGCTGGGCGACCACAAGGGCTGGCACTGGGGCTTCTCGGCGGCCGCGATCGGGATGACCTTCGGCCTGATCCAGTACGTACTCGGCCGGAGGACCATCGCCGGCCGCACGGGCCACGCCGAGCAGGCCCTGCCGCCGGAGAAGATGCGCAGGACAGTCCGTCTGCTCATCGGCGGGCTGCTCGCGGTGGCCGTGCTCTGCACGGTCCTCGCGCTGGTCGGCGTCCTGACGATCGACCGCACCGTGGACATGCTCACCATCATCTCGGTGATCGCGCCGGTCGTGTACTTCACGGTGATGTTCAAGAGCCCCAGGGTCACCAGCGAGGAGCGCGGGCGCCTGCGCCCCTACATCGTCCTGTTCCTGGCCTCGGTCGTCTTCAACTTCATCCTCTTCCAGGCGTACTCGACGATGATGCTGATCGCGGCGTCCAACGCCCAGACGGAGATCTTCGGCTTCCACTTCCCGGCCAGCTGGTACGCCTCCGCGCTCGGCGCCTTCGAGGTCGCCCTCGCCCCCGTCGTCGCGGCCCTCTGGGTCAGGATGGGCAAGCGCCAGCCGCACGCGTCCAACAAGATCGCCTTCGGCACGATCCTCGGTGGTCTCTCCTTCCTGATCATGGTCCCGGCCACGATCGGACGCACCGGCGACGACTGGATGATGTCGGTCTGGTGGATCGTCGGCTCGTACTTCCTGCTCGGGCTCGGTGACATCCTCCTGGAGACCTCGGGCATGTCGGCCACCACGAAGCTCGCCCCCAAGGCCTTCGCCAGCCAGACGATGGCGCTCTGGTTCCTCTCCCTGGCCCTCGCCAACGGCATCCAGGCCCAGGTCGTGAAGCTCTACGGCCATGTCTCGAACCCCGCCTACTTCGGCGTCAACGGCGCGATCGCCGTGGCAGCCGGTCTCGCCGTGATCGCGGCCGCCCCCTGGCTCAAGCGCACCATGCACCCCGTCCACTAG
- a CDS encoding CocE/NonD family hydrolase — MQIRTEFPSQTRRDDVWIPLPDGTHLYARIWRPTGPEPVPALLEYLPYRLSDWTAPRDWQRHPWYAGHGYASVRVDVRGHGNSLGMPGDEYDAQELADGVAVVNWLAEQPWCSGKVGMFGISWGGFNSLQIAALAPEPLKAIVTVCSADDRYDNDVHYMGGSVLAVDMHAWAATMLAFVSRPPDPAQVGDAWRDMWLKRLEAVDPFIHTWLAHQTRDAYWKHGSVCEDYSAIKASVLAVGGWHDPYRDTVLRLVQHLDPSRVRGIIGPWSHQYPDRGLPPGPAIGFLQETLRWWDHWLKDEDSGVMTEPLLRSWISKSHPPATTYPELPGRWVGDNSWPSPHVTPETYGFQGDPVRVRSPQNTGLDAGRFFPFGNDSDLPPDQRDEDAKSVCFEFPVRYAPIEILGRPKVTLTLRSDVPRGQVIARLCDVATDGSSTLVTRGALNLSARHGRDKAVPWTPGATEEVTFELNGIGHTFPPGHRIRLAVSSAYWPWIWPQPDAEGFTLDPAASSVELPVRTPTTDDAIVFGEAEESAPLGVVFPDNPDQRPERLVIRDVAAGNWRLEVDPRYGGTRIYPDGLEFTEDALETYEINEADPLSARTKSEWKIGLRRPELSWDVRVETRSEITCDETDFITSNEVTCKEGDEVVFHRTWEKRIPREAG, encoded by the coding sequence ATGCAGATACGCACGGAGTTCCCGTCACAGACCCGGCGCGACGACGTCTGGATCCCGCTCCCCGACGGCACGCACCTCTACGCGAGGATCTGGCGGCCCACCGGCCCCGAACCCGTACCGGCGCTGCTCGAATACCTCCCGTACCGCCTCAGCGACTGGACCGCGCCGCGCGACTGGCAGCGCCACCCCTGGTACGCGGGCCACGGATACGCCTCGGTGCGCGTCGATGTGCGCGGGCACGGGAACTCGCTCGGGATGCCGGGCGACGAGTACGACGCGCAGGAGCTCGCGGACGGTGTCGCGGTCGTCAACTGGCTTGCGGAGCAGCCCTGGTGCTCGGGGAAAGTGGGCATGTTCGGGATCTCCTGGGGCGGCTTCAACTCGCTCCAGATCGCGGCTCTCGCCCCCGAGCCGCTGAAGGCGATCGTCACGGTCTGCTCGGCGGACGACCGCTACGACAACGACGTGCACTACATGGGCGGCTCCGTCCTCGCCGTCGACATGCACGCCTGGGCGGCCACCATGCTCGCCTTCGTCTCGCGCCCGCCGGACCCGGCCCAAGTGGGCGACGCCTGGCGGGACATGTGGCTGAAGCGGCTTGAGGCGGTTGACCCGTTCATCCATACGTGGCTGGCGCACCAGACCCGTGACGCGTACTGGAAACACGGCAGCGTCTGCGAGGACTACTCGGCGATCAAGGCGTCGGTGCTCGCGGTGGGCGGCTGGCACGACCCGTACCGGGACACCGTGCTGCGTCTGGTGCAGCATCTGGATCCCTCGCGGGTACGCGGGATCATCGGCCCCTGGTCGCACCAGTACCCGGACCGCGGGCTGCCCCCGGGGCCTGCGATCGGCTTCCTCCAGGAGACCCTGCGCTGGTGGGACCACTGGCTGAAGGACGAGGACTCCGGCGTCATGACGGAGCCCCTCCTCCGCTCCTGGATCAGCAAGTCGCACCCCCCGGCGACGACGTACCCCGAACTGCCCGGCCGCTGGGTCGGCGACAACTCGTGGCCCTCGCCGCACGTCACGCCCGAGACGTACGGCTTCCAGGGCGATCCGGTGCGCGTGCGCTCCCCCCAGAACACCGGCCTGGACGCCGGCCGCTTCTTCCCCTTCGGCAACGACTCCGACCTGCCGCCCGACCAGCGCGACGAGGACGCCAAGTCGGTGTGCTTCGAGTTCCCCGTCCGGTACGCGCCGATCGAGATCCTGGGCCGCCCGAAGGTGACGCTCACGCTGCGCTCCGACGTACCGCGCGGGCAGGTCATCGCGCGCCTGTGCGACGTGGCGACGGACGGCTCCTCGACGCTGGTCACGCGCGGCGCCCTGAACCTCTCGGCGCGCCACGGCCGCGACAAGGCGGTCCCGTGGACCCCGGGTGCCACGGAGGAGGTCACCTTCGAGCTCAACGGCATCGGGCACACCTTCCCGCCGGGCCACCGGATCCGGCTCGCGGTCTCGTCCGCGTACTGGCCCTGGATCTGGCCGCAGCCGGACGCGGAGGGCTTCACGCTGGACCCGGCGGCGAGCTCCGTGGAGCTGCCGGTGCGGACCCCGACGACGGACGACGCCATCGTGTTCGGCGAGGCGGAGGAGTCGGCGCCGCTGGGCGTGGTGTTCCCGGACAACCCCGACCAGCGGCCCGAGCGCCTGGTGATCCGCGACGTGGCGGCGGGCAACTGGCGCCTGGAGGTGGACCCGCGCTACGGCGGGACGCGGATCTACCCGGACGGCCTGGAGTTCACCGAGGACGCCCTGGAGACGTACGAGATCAACGAGGCGGACCCGCTGTCGGCCCGTACGAAGTCCGAGTGGAAGATCGGGCTGCGGCGGCCCGAACTGTCGTGGGACGTACGGGTGGAGACCCGCTCCGAAATCACCTGCGACGAGACCGACTTCATCACCTCCAACGAGGTGACCTGCAAGGAGGGCGACGAGGTGGTCTTCCACCGGACCTGGGAGAAGCGCATCCCGCGCGAGGCGGGGTGA
- a CDS encoding ABC transporter permease, which produces MAATPPSLTRRKTITAVVLIPVIAAVVLCLFAWPTARTAPRDLPLGVAGAPAATAQLQQELAGQGSAFEVHRYADEAAARTAIEDRDVYGALVVTPQGPRLLTASAASPVVAQLLQKAAAEMSPSGAAIPVTDVVAPPAADPRGTALTSSVLPLAMAGMAAGVIVTLFGLRGIRAVAALVVASALVGGAAAAVTDSWLGVFAGSWWREAGALGLAVLAIGGIVAGLAALLGSRGIGLGAVLTMLVGNAFSGAGSAPQLLPEPAGVIGQLLPPGAAATLLRSVAYFDGRAALVPALTLGAWAVLGIVGIMIGGRRGRTAETAEVPAPAPVLQPVA; this is translated from the coding sequence ATGGCTGCCACGCCGCCCTCCCTCACTCGCCGAAAGACGATCACCGCCGTCGTCCTGATCCCGGTGATCGCCGCCGTCGTGCTCTGCCTCTTCGCCTGGCCCACCGCTCGCACCGCCCCCCGCGACCTGCCGCTCGGCGTCGCCGGAGCCCCGGCCGCCACCGCGCAGCTCCAGCAGGAGCTGGCCGGGCAGGGGAGCGCCTTCGAGGTGCACCGTTACGCCGACGAGGCTGCGGCCCGCACCGCGATCGAGGACCGGGACGTGTACGGCGCACTGGTCGTCACCCCGCAGGGCCCGCGCCTGCTCACCGCGTCGGCCGCGAGCCCCGTGGTCGCCCAGCTCCTCCAGAAGGCCGCCGCCGAGATGTCGCCCTCCGGCGCCGCGATACCCGTCACCGACGTGGTCGCCCCGCCCGCCGCCGACCCGCGCGGAACCGCCCTGACCTCCAGCGTCCTGCCGCTGGCCATGGCCGGCATGGCGGCCGGCGTGATCGTCACGCTCTTCGGGCTGCGCGGGATCCGGGCCGTGGCCGCCCTCGTGGTCGCATCCGCCCTGGTGGGCGGGGCCGCCGCGGCCGTCACCGACAGCTGGCTCGGGGTGTTCGCGGGTTCGTGGTGGCGCGAGGCCGGTGCGCTCGGTCTGGCCGTCCTGGCGATCGGCGGGATCGTGGCGGGTCTGGCCGCGCTCCTCGGATCGCGGGGCATCGGGCTCGGAGCCGTGCTGACCATGCTCGTCGGCAATGCCTTCTCCGGCGCGGGCAGCGCACCCCAGCTGCTGCCCGAACCGGCAGGCGTGATCGGCCAGTTGCTGCCCCCGGGCGCGGCCGCGACCCTGCTGCGGTCGGTCGCGTACTTCGACGGCCGGGCCGCCCTGGTCCCGGCCCTGACCCTCGGCGCCTGGGCCGTGCTCGGCATCGTAGGGATCATGATCGGCGGCAGGCGGGGACGTACGGCCGAGACCGCCGAAGTCCCCGCCCCCGCACCGGTGTTGCAGCCTGTCGCCTGA
- a CDS encoding TetR/AcrR family transcriptional regulator has translation MARVSQEHLDARRSQILDGAARCFARNGFHATSMQDVLQEVGLSAGAVYRYFRGKDEIIVAIATDVMRTVFEGYETAAALDPAPLPADLIGTVMRRVLDTDTHAHLVIQVWTETLRNQELSDVLRSTFVEMRTLWVKIVERYQEQGLMRDDIPAEHVARTMIALAQGFVAQVALFGEAPIEEIENGLRALTSMGKGS, from the coding sequence ATGGCCCGCGTATCCCAGGAACACCTCGACGCCCGCCGCAGCCAGATCCTCGACGGCGCGGCCCGCTGCTTTGCCCGTAACGGCTTCCACGCCACGTCCATGCAGGACGTCCTCCAGGAGGTCGGGCTCTCGGCCGGGGCCGTCTACCGCTACTTCCGCGGCAAGGACGAGATCATCGTCGCCATCGCCACGGACGTGATGCGCACGGTTTTCGAAGGGTACGAAACGGCGGCGGCGCTGGACCCGGCCCCTCTTCCGGCCGATCTGATCGGCACCGTGATGCGGCGCGTGCTCGACACGGACACCCACGCCCACCTGGTCATCCAGGTCTGGACGGAGACACTGCGCAACCAGGAGCTGTCCGACGTCCTGCGCTCGACCTTCGTGGAGATGCGGACGCTCTGGGTGAAAATCGTCGAGAGGTACCAGGAGCAGGGGCTCATGCGGGACGACATCCCCGCCGAGCACGTGGCCCGCACGATGATCGCGCTGGCACAGGGATTCGTCGCCCAGGTCGCGCTGTTCGGCGAGGCGCCGATCGAGGAGATCGAGAACGGACTGCGGGCGCTGACGTCCATGGGGAAAGGGAGTTGA
- a CDS encoding DinB family protein — protein MTSPSRRAEFFVDEAQYLSLYPRTTGDERRMLADFLAAQRATLVTKCSGLEKELARRSVEPSTLSLLGLVRHLAGVERRWFRQALAGQDVPRLFFTEENPDEDFDGAVADAAVVAEAWEAWRAEVAFAERYVEEAPDLDVEGQNPWLGTVSLRWVLIHMIEEYARHNGHADLLRERIDGAKGL, from the coding sequence ATGACGAGTCCCAGCAGACGAGCCGAGTTCTTCGTCGACGAAGCCCAGTACCTCAGCCTCTATCCGCGGACGACCGGTGACGAGCGGCGCATGCTCGCCGACTTCCTGGCCGCGCAGCGCGCGACGCTGGTGACGAAGTGCTCCGGCCTGGAGAAGGAGCTGGCCCGGCGCTCCGTGGAGCCGTCCACGCTGTCGCTGCTCGGTCTCGTACGGCACCTGGCGGGCGTGGAGCGGCGGTGGTTCCGGCAGGCGCTGGCCGGGCAGGACGTGCCGCGGCTCTTCTTCACGGAGGAGAACCCCGACGAGGACTTCGACGGCGCCGTGGCCGATGCGGCCGTCGTCGCGGAGGCGTGGGAGGCGTGGCGTGCGGAGGTGGCCTTCGCCGAGCGGTATGTCGAGGAGGCGCCCGACCTGGACGTCGAGGGGCAGAACCCGTGGCTCGGGACGGTGTCGCTGCGCTGGGTCCTGATCCACATGATCGAGGAGTACGCGCGCCACAACGGCCACGCCGATCTGCTCAGGGAGCGGATCGACGGGGCCAAGGGGCTCTAG